DNA sequence from the Candidatus Planktophila sulfonica genome:
GATTGAATTCTCGAAGATTGTTCAGGCAAAGACAGATAACGAAGGTGGCGAAGTAACTGCAGAGCAGCTGTGGCATATCTTCGAAGATGAGTATCTGCCAACAGATTCAGCACCGTGGGGTCGTTTCCGCCTTAAAGGAATGTCACAAGTTTCTGTGATGGGTGAAGATGTTCAGCTCACTGTGAAGATGACGGATCGTGGAGAATCGGTTGAGTTAGCCGGGACGGGTAACGGACCAATTGCGGCGTTCTGTCATATCTTGCAGAACTATGGCGTTGATGTTCGCGTTCTAGATTTCCACGAGCACGCACTCTCATCTGGAGGCGATGCATCAGCTGCTGCCTACCTCGAGTGTGCGATTGCAGGAGATGTCTTCTGGGGAGTCGGAATCGACCCTAATACAACGACTGCTTCTCTTAAAGCGGTCGTGTCTGCAATCAATCGCGCTATTCGCTAACTATCGTACGCAGTATGTCTGCGCCTCAAACAAAGCTCTATCGCGATGAGGCAATCATTCTGCGCACGCAGAAGTTAGGCGAAGCAGATCGCATCATTACTCTGCTCACCAAAGAGCATGGCCGTATTCGCGGCGTAGCAAAAGGCGTTCGTCGCACTATGTCGAAGTTCGGCGCACGCCTTGAACCCGGCAGCCATGTCGATATTCAGATGCATGCCGGAAAAACCTTCGACACCATTACTCAAGTAGAAGCAATTATGAATTACGGCGAAGCGCTCACTGAGGATTACCAGCGCTGGACAATTGCTCACGCAATTCTGGAAACAGCAGAACGTTTTACTCAACAAGAAGAAGAGCCAGCAGCGCAAGAGTTTCATCTTGTTGTCGGTGGCATGAAAGCACTCGCCGAAAACCGCTACGACTCATCTCTGATTCTTGATGCATTCTTGCTTCGCTCACTTTCCATTGGTGGATACGAACCATCAATGACTGCATGTTCTCGCTGCGAAAAGCCAGGACCTCACCGTTACTTCTCATTGGTCGGCGGCGGATCTGTCTGCATGGATTGCCGCCCCTCTGCATCAGCAACAGCTTCAAGTGAAGCCCTTGAATTAATGCAGGCCTTGCTTAAAGGTGATTGGGATACGGCAGAAAAAAGCGAACCAAGACATCGCCGAGAGGCTAGTGGTTTGGTAACTGCTTACCTACAATGGCACCTTGAACGCGGACTACGAAGTTTGCCGATGGTCGAGAGGGCTTAGTTAGACACTGATGGCTAAGAAGATTGAGATTCCCCAACACATCGCAATCGTGATGGATGGAAATGGGCGATGGGCCAAAGACCGTGGCCTTCCACGCACAGCGGGACATCAGGCCGGCGAAAAGGTTCTCTTCGATATCGTTGAAGCCGCCATTGAATTCGGTGTGAAAGAGATCAGCGCATATGCATTCTCAACAGAGAACTGGAAGCGCAGCCCTGAAGAAGTGAAGTTCTTGATGGGCTACAGCCGCGAAATGCTGCGCACCCGTCGTGATCGCCTCAACGAGATGGGCGTAAAGATCAATTGGTTGGGTCGCCCACAGCGCTTATGGAAATCAGTGATTTCAGAGCTTGAAGAAGCAGAAGAGCTCACCAAGAAGAATAAGAAGCTCACTCTCAATATGTGCGTTAACTATGGTGGGCGTGCAGAGATCGTTGATGCCGCTGCTGAATTAGCTCGCGATGTAAAGCGTGGAAAAGTGAAGGCTGATGCAATCACTGAGAAGACTTTAGAGAAGTACCTTTACTCACCAAAGATGCGCGATGTCGATATGTTTTTGCGTTCATCAGGTGAACAGCGCACCAGTAACTTCTTGCCATGGCAATCGTCATATGCCGAGTTCGTCTTCATGGATGTTTTGTGGCCAGATATGACGCCAAAGCTTTTGTGGAAAGCGATCGAGATTTACTCAGAGCGTGAGCGGAGATTCGGAAGTGCGTAGCTAATTCCGAATTGAAGAGATTGCGGTAGCGCTTAGAGAATTAGCACTTGCTGCAGAGGCCAAAGATTTCTGCCGTGTGTCCTACTTCGCGAAAGCCGTGTTCTTCTGCCATTACTTTCGCCCATTTTTCAATCGCGCCACCTTCGATTTCCACGGTAACACCGCATGATTTGCAGACTAAGTGATGATGGTGGGCTTCTCCGCAGAGGCGATAGATAGCTTCACCATCTTCGCGGCGTAATACATCGACAATCTTGTCATTGACCAAACTTTGCAATGATCGATAAACAGTGGTCAGACCAATGCTTTCACCTTCTCGCTGCATGAGTCTGTACACCTCTTGTGCGCTAGCAAATCCGCCGGCGCGCTCGAGAGTACTTAAGACTCGAGGGTTGGAACGAGACATTCTTATTCCATGCCGTGAAGGAATCCGACAAGAGCCCACATCACGAGCACGCCGATAATCGTTGCCATGATTGTGTATCGAGACTTATGTCGTGAATGTGCTTCGGGCAGAATGTGTGATGTTGCTAGGTAGATAACAATTCCGGCAAAGAGAGCTAGATAAAGCCCAACGAAGTTATCGTTAACGGCAAAGCTGGAACCGATTGCTGCACCACTGATACGTGCAACTGCATCGACTCCAAGCAGCCAGACGCCCTTCTTGCCCCAAGAACCACTCTTGATCAAGAATGAAACGGTATTGAGTCCATCAGAGAATGCGTGAACGAGAAGTGCGATAAATACAGCAACACCAAGATTGTTACTGACAGAGAATGCAACACCGAGTGCAACGCCATCAAGGAATACGTGGCCACCCATCGCTAATGCGCCAAATGCACCTGCAATATTGGATGAGTGATCGTGGTCGTGACCGTAATCAGATTCAGCTGGCTCGTGAGAACCGAAGATCTGTTCGTAGAAGTGAAGAAGTAAGAACCCGGCAACGAGCGCGATTGATGCAGCAGGTGCGTGGAGAAATTCCTGAGTGTTAAGTTCGAAGATTTCAGGAAGAAGATCGAATGCAACAAGGCCAAGAAGTAGTCCGGCAGAGAGCCCAAGGACAAGATGAAGGCGATCCTTTGACTTAATTGCTAAGTAGCCGCCTGTGGTTGTTGCGATTGCAGTCGATGCCGCCAAGATGATTGCGATGTTCATAGCCAGAAGGTATCACAAATGAAAATGATTTTCATTTCCGTTGCCCAGCACCCTAGGCTCACCTCATGATTGCGATCGCACGATTCCAGGTTCCCATGAGCGAATCAGCCTCATTCCGCGCAGAGATTGAACTGGCCCGCGATGTTTTGGCCCAGGCGGCCGGATATCTCTCAGGAACTGTTGGCCAGAATCTCGATGAGCCAACGCTCTGGGTTTTAAGCACTGAATGGGAGAACGTGGGCTCATATCGCAGAGCTTTAAGTTCTACTCGCGCAAAGTTAGAAGCGATTCCTGTACTTGCTCGCGCGATCGATGAACCCGGAGCCTACGAGTAAACTAAGCACACGATTACAACGACCGTTGTTATTCGCCGACAGCCAGCCGGACTATCTCAATTTCACCGGCTAAGTAAATTAGCCGAATGAGGATTGTGAAATGGCCGTAGACCGTCTTGAAAATATTGTTTCGCTATCAAAGCGTCGTGGATTTGTATTCCCCTCATCAGAAATTTACGGAGGCCTTCGCGCTTCTTGGGATTACGGCCCACTCGGAGTAGAACTCAAAAATAACGTGAAGCGCCAGTGGTGGAAGTCAATGGTTATGGGTCGCGAAGATGTTGTCGGTATCGACTCCTCAGTGATTTTAGCTCGCGAAGTCTGGGAAGCATCAGGACACGTTGCAACATTTAGCGATCCGCTTACCGAATGTACTGCTTGTAATAAGCGTTACCGCGCAGACCACCTTGAAGAAGCTTATGAAGCCAAGCATGGAAAGCCACTTGCATCCCTTGCAGATATGAACTGCCCGGCATGTGGCAATAAAGGTCAATTCACAACACCGAAGCAGTTCTCAGGTTTGCTCAAAACCTTCCTTGGACCAGTCGAAGATGAATCAGGCCTTGCCTACCTTCGCCCAGAAACAGCGCAGGGAATCTTTATTAACTTTGATCAGGTCATGACTACATCTCGCAAGAAGCCACCTTTCGGTATCGGCCAGATCGGTAAGTCATTCCGTAACGAAATTACTCCAGGAAACTTCATCTTCCGTACTCGTGAATTCGAGCAGATGGAGATGGAATTCTTCGTCGTTCCTGGAACAGATGAAGAGTGGCACCAATACTGGATCGATACTCGCCTTGCTTGGTACAAGGATCTTGGAATCAATCCAGATCGCCTACGTATCTACGATCATCCTAAAGAGAAGTTGTCGCACTATTCAAAGCGCACAGCCGATATCGAATACAAGTTTGAATTTAACGGCACTGAATGGGGCGAGCTCGAAGGAATTGCAAACCGCACAGACTTCGACCTTAAGGCTCACTCAGCAGCATCTGGCAAGGACCTTTCATACTTCGATCAAGAGAAGAATGAACGCTGGACTCCTTACGTCATCGAACCTGCAGCTGGTGTTGATCGTTGCACCCTGACATTCATGATGGATGCTTACACAGAAGATGAAGCACCTAATGCAAAGGGTGAGATGGAGAAGCGCGCAGTGATGAAGTTCGATCACCGCCTCGCACCTGTAAAGGCTGCAGTGCTTCCACTTTCACGTAACGCTGACCTTTCTCCAAAGGCACGCGACCTTGCTGCGCAATTGCGTAAGAACTGGAACATTGATTTCGATGATTCAGGTGCAATTGGCCGTCGTTACCGTCGCCAAGATGAAATCGGTACTCCGTACTGCATCACTATCGACTTCGAGACACTTGAAGATCAAGCAGTCACAATCCGCGATCGCGACACCATGGCGCAAGAGCGCATTGGTATTGATCAAGTAGAAGCATGGCTAGCGCCACGTCTACTCGGCTGCTAGATCCCTTACAACTCCCGCTCAAAGATGGAGTCCATCTAGTAGACCCTCCTGTGGTGCTTGCACCAATGGCAGGAATTACCAACGCTCCATTTCGCATGCTCTGTCGCGAACAAGGCGCTGGTCTCTTTGTCTCTGAGATGGTTACTGCTCGCGCACTTCTAGAACGTATTCCTGAAACGCTGCGCATGATTGAACCAGGTGCAGGCGAATGGCCTCGTTCGGTGCAGCTCTATAGCGTCGATCCACACCACATGGGTGAAGCGGTAAAGATGATCGGTCGCGAAAATTTAGCTGATCACATTGATATGAATTTTGGTTGTCCAGTTCCGAAGGTAACTCGTAAAGGCGGGGGAGCAGCGCTTCCCTTTAAACGTAATCTCTTCCGCGAAATTGTGAAGGCAGCAGTTGATAATGCAAAACCTTACGGAATTCCTGTCACTGTAAAAATGCGCATTGGTATCGATACTGATCACCACACATATCTAGAGGCAGCAAAGTCAGCCGCAGATCTAGGTGTTGCCTGGGTAGCATTGCATGCACGTACTGCACAGCAGATGTATGAAGGCAAGGCCGATTGGTCTGCTATTAAGAATTTAGTTGAACATCTGAAACCAACCGGAGTACCCGTACTAGGAAATGGCGATATCTGGTCAGGCGCTGATGGCGCAGAAATGGTGCGCCAAACAGGCTGCGCAGGCGTTGTTGTAGGTCGTGGATGTCTTGGACGCCCATGGCTCTTTGCAGATCTCGTCGAATCTTTTTCTGGCGGAGATAATCGCGTGCTGCCGACTTTGCATGAAGTGCGCGAAGTGATGTTCCGTCACGGTGAACTCATCGTTGATTACTTTGAATCTGAAGATCGCGGATGTCGCGACCTTCGTAAACATATGGCTTGGTATCTCAAAGGTTTCCGCGTTCCATCAGAGCTCCGTCGCCAATTCGGCATGGTGGGCTCACTTAAGGAACTTCGCTTCTTACTTGATCAACTCGATGATCAGCCATATCCCATTGAGATTGGCGATAAACCACGTGGACGCACAAGCAGTGGTCGTCCGCCAACCTTGCCTGATGGTTGGCTCAATGATCCTGACGAGATGATTCATCTCGATGCTGAAGATATGTTCTCGGGTGGCTAATGTTTAAGCTCATTCGTCGCCTGATTTCTCTCGTACTTGCCATCGTTGTCATCATTCCTACATACGCACTCTTCGTTACTTGGAACTCTGCAAAGAACCCAACAATTCGCACCTCAGCTGATGTCATCGTTGTGCCAGGAGCCGCTCAACTTAATGGCGCACCAGGTGAAGTTCTTCTTGCGCGCTTGCAAGAGGCGAAGCGAATTCAGAAACTTGGATATGCACCCCTCATCATTACCGTTGGCGCAGGTGCACCAGGAGATCGCACAACAGAGGCAGCTGCTGGTAAATATTGGTTAACCCGCAACGGAGTT
Encoded proteins:
- the recO gene encoding DNA repair protein RecO codes for the protein MSAPQTKLYRDEAIILRTQKLGEADRIITLLTKEHGRIRGVAKGVRRTMSKFGARLEPGSHVDIQMHAGKTFDTITQVEAIMNYGEALTEDYQRWTIAHAILETAERFTQQEEEPAAQEFHLVVGGMKALAENRYDSSLILDAFLLRSLSIGGYEPSMTACSRCEKPGPHRYFSLVGGGSVCMDCRPSASATASSEALELMQALLKGDWDTAEKSEPRHRREASGLVTAYLQWHLERGLRSLPMVERA
- a CDS encoding isoprenyl transferase, with the protein product MAKKIEIPQHIAIVMDGNGRWAKDRGLPRTAGHQAGEKVLFDIVEAAIEFGVKEISAYAFSTENWKRSPEEVKFLMGYSREMLRTRRDRLNEMGVKINWLGRPQRLWKSVISELEEAEELTKKNKKLTLNMCVNYGGRAEIVDAAAELARDVKRGKVKADAITEKTLEKYLYSPKMRDVDMFLRSSGEQRTSNFLPWQSSYAEFVFMDVLWPDMTPKLLWKAIEIYSERERRFGSA
- a CDS encoding Fur family transcriptional regulator; its protein translation is MSRSNPRVLSTLERAGGFASAQEVYRLMQREGESIGLTTVYRSLQSLVNDKIVDVLRREDGEAIYRLCGEAHHHHLVCKSCGVTVEIEGGAIEKWAKVMAEEHGFREVGHTAEIFGLCSKC
- a CDS encoding ZIP family metal transporter — translated: MNIAIILAASTAIATTTGGYLAIKSKDRLHLVLGLSAGLLLGLVAFDLLPEIFELNTQEFLHAPAASIALVAGFLLLHFYEQIFGSHEPAESDYGHDHDHSSNIAGAFGALAMGGHVFLDGVALGVAFSVSNNLGVAVFIALLVHAFSDGLNTVSFLIKSGSWGKKGVWLLGVDAVARISGAAIGSSFAVNDNFVGLYLALFAGIVIYLATSHILPEAHSRHKSRYTIMATIIGVLVMWALVGFLHGME
- a CDS encoding antibiotic biosynthesis monooxygenase, which gives rise to MIAIARFQVPMSESASFRAEIELARDVLAQAAGYLSGTVGQNLDEPTLWVLSTEWENVGSYRRALSSTRAKLEAIPVLARAIDEPGAYE
- a CDS encoding glycine--tRNA ligase, whose product is MAVDRLENIVSLSKRRGFVFPSSEIYGGLRASWDYGPLGVELKNNVKRQWWKSMVMGREDVVGIDSSVILAREVWEASGHVATFSDPLTECTACNKRYRADHLEEAYEAKHGKPLASLADMNCPACGNKGQFTTPKQFSGLLKTFLGPVEDESGLAYLRPETAQGIFINFDQVMTTSRKKPPFGIGQIGKSFRNEITPGNFIFRTREFEQMEMEFFVVPGTDEEWHQYWIDTRLAWYKDLGINPDRLRIYDHPKEKLSHYSKRTADIEYKFEFNGTEWGELEGIANRTDFDLKAHSAASGKDLSYFDQEKNERWTPYVIEPAAGVDRCTLTFMMDAYTEDEAPNAKGEMEKRAVMKFDHRLAPVKAAVLPLSRNADLSPKARDLAAQLRKNWNIDFDDSGAIGRRYRRQDEIGTPYCITIDFETLEDQAVTIRDRDTMAQERIGIDQVEAWLAPRLLGC
- the dusB gene encoding tRNA dihydrouridine synthase DusB, which encodes MASATSTRLLDPLQLPLKDGVHLVDPPVVLAPMAGITNAPFRMLCREQGAGLFVSEMVTARALLERIPETLRMIEPGAGEWPRSVQLYSVDPHHMGEAVKMIGRENLADHIDMNFGCPVPKVTRKGGGAALPFKRNLFREIVKAAVDNAKPYGIPVTVKMRIGIDTDHHTYLEAAKSAADLGVAWVALHARTAQQMYEGKADWSAIKNLVEHLKPTGVPVLGNGDIWSGADGAEMVRQTGCAGVVVGRGCLGRPWLFADLVESFSGGDNRVLPTLHEVREVMFRHGELIVDYFESEDRGCRDLRKHMAWYLKGFRVPSELRRQFGMVGSLKELRFLLDQLDDQPYPIEIGDKPRGRTSSGRPPTLPDGWLNDPDEMIHLDAEDMFSGG